The Nitrospira sp. genomic sequence AAGAGGAATCTCTACAAACAGGTGCCGGGCAACGGTGCCATGTGGGTGTCTCGTTCTGAGCAGGACGTGATGGACCACACGGGGGAAGTCTATCCCAACTGTTTCGTGGTAGGATTGGCCGTGGCCGCCGTGCACGGCACCCCCCGTATGGGCCCGGCCTTCGGCTCCATGCTCCTATCAGGACGCTACGGCGCAGAGCTCATCAAAAAGAAGCTCAAACAGGAATAGCACGCATCATTCAGTACGCGTCAAACGAGGCTTTCTTCTGCACAGTTGACACATGACGGCTAACGACTGACAATTGACCACCCATGGACGTCCAAGATTTCCTCATACAAGGCGAAGGCCGAGAAGAAGATAAAAAAGAAGCCTGGCGTTTTTTCCAGCAAGCCTACGAGTACCAGATGAAAGGCGACCTGGAGGAAGCCGTAGACCTCTACAAGAAATCCATCGCGACCCATCCGACGGCCGAAGCCTATACCTTCCTTGGCTGGACCTACAGTTTTATGGGCCGGCTCGACGACGCCATTGAAGAATGCCGCCACGCCATCAAAGTGGACCCGGAGTTTGGGAATCCCTACAACGACATCGGCGCTTACCTGATCGAGCAAGGACAATTCGATGAAGCCATCCCCTGGTTTCAACAGGCCATGCAGGCCAGACGCTACGAAAGCCCGGCCTTCCCCCACCTAAACCTTGGCCGTGTGTACGAAAAAAAGGGCCAGTGGGACCGGGCCATGGACTCCTACAAGCAGGCGCTGACGCTCAATCCGCAGTATGCCCTGGCCAAGAAAGCGCTGGGCCGGCTTATCGGAATGCTCAACTGACCTGGCTTCTCCGGCGTATCTCGTTTTTAGGCTTGTTTCGGTGACGTCCGATCCGATGAACCAGATGATTTGAACAAACCAGATAAACCCAATGAACCAGAAAACCGTGCTGATCGCTGTCAACGACATTTTTTTCTACACGAAAGTCCGTGATGCGCTGCTGCCCCACGGCTATGCGCTGGAACGAGCACGCTCGCAGGAAGAGGTACCGGCCAAGGCCGCCAGTTTCAGCCCCTGCGCTATGATCCTGAACATGAACGACGAGAAGTTGAACGCCTTTGAGGCGCTGGCGCAACTCAAGGCGCAGGAACAGCTCAAAACTCTCCCCGTGCTGGCCTTTGCCAACCACGAAGAAGTGGACACCTGGAAGCGGGCAAAAGAGCTGGGTGTGACCAAGATTGTCTCGCGCAATGAATTCTCG encodes the following:
- a CDS encoding tetratricopeptide repeat protein, with the translated sequence MDVQDFLIQGEGREEDKKEAWRFFQQAYEYQMKGDLEEAVDLYKKSIATHPTAEAYTFLGWTYSFMGRLDDAIEECRHAIKVDPEFGNPYNDIGAYLIEQGQFDEAIPWFQQAMQARRYESPAFPHLNLGRVYEKKGQWDRAMDSYKQALTLNPQYALAKKALGRLIGMLN
- a CDS encoding response regulator; protein product: MNQKTVLIAVNDIFFYTKVRDALLPHGYALERARSQEEVPAKAASFSPCAMILNMNDEKLNAFEALAQLKAQEQLKTLPVLAFANHEEVDTWKRAKELGVTKIVSRNEFSSRTRDLLEEMLNVRL